In Pseudomonas fluorescens, a genomic segment contains:
- a CDS encoding DUF1120 domain-containing protein yields MKKNIAIFAGVFLAVAGLTAQAADLRVKGSIAPPSCSFTITNSVIDYGSIDPNTLSATNYTKLAKKSTPYAIRCGSHAKAKVGIKAVDNRASTRIPNLMVSQFGSSYTDTYNYGLGVNSKNQKVGGYVVHLRNSVADGKAVGVLTSTNNGASWSAGGQALGLVSNVASWYSGTATPIQLNTLSGNLEVQAVINKTSELDLSSRVSLDGQATLELRYL; encoded by the coding sequence ATGAAGAAGAATATAGCAATATTCGCAGGTGTATTTTTGGCTGTTGCTGGCTTGACAGCTCAAGCGGCAGATCTACGCGTAAAAGGATCCATTGCTCCTCCCAGCTGCAGCTTTACTATTACTAACTCGGTTATTGATTATGGCAGTATTGATCCGAATACACTGAGTGCAACAAATTACACCAAGCTCGCAAAGAAAAGCACGCCGTATGCAATAAGGTGCGGATCTCACGCCAAGGCCAAAGTGGGCATCAAGGCAGTCGATAACCGTGCCAGTACCCGCATCCCTAACTTGATGGTGTCTCAGTTCGGTAGTAGCTACACGGATACTTACAACTACGGCCTGGGCGTTAATTCCAAAAATCAGAAGGTTGGCGGCTATGTTGTTCACCTGCGCAATTCGGTAGCGGATGGTAAAGCGGTCGGCGTTCTGACCTCCACCAATAATGGTGCAAGTTGGTCGGCGGGTGGCCAAGCCTTGGGGCTCGTTTCCAATGTTGCCTCGTGGTACTCGGGCACCGCTACCCCTATTCAACTCAATACCCTTTCCGGAAACCTGGAAGTCCAGGCCGTCATCAATAAAACGTCCGAGCTCGACTTGAGTAGCCGGGTAAGCCTGGATGGTCAGGCCACACTGGAGCTGCGCTACCTCTAA
- the ppk1 gene encoding polyphosphate kinase 1 yields MNTEGLSEVAVKDAHPVVEQIAETPPELEPAPPVAVAEAPVPAPAPVAVVTNLDDSSLYIHRELSQLQFNIRVLEQALDESYPLLERLKFLLIFSSNLDEFFEIRVAGLKKQITFAREQAGADGLQPHQALARISELVHGHVDRQYAILNDILLPELEKHQVRFIRRRHWTTKIKTWVRRYFRDEIAPIITPIGLDPTHPFPLLVNKSLNFIVELEGIDAFGRDSGLAIIPAPRLLPRIIKVPEEVGGAGDNYVFLSSMIHAHADDLFQGMKVKGCYQFRLTRNADLALDSEDVEDLARALRGELFSRRYGDAVRLEVADTCPKHLSDYLLKQFNLGESELYQVNGPVNLTRLFSITGLDSHPELQYTPFTPQIPKLLQNSENIFSVVSKQDILLLHPFESFTPVVDLLRQAAKDPHVLAVRQTLYRSGANSEIVDALVDAARNGKEVTAVIELRARFDEESNLQLASRLQAAGAVVIYGVVGFKTHAKMMLILRREAGEIVRYAHLGTGNYHAGNAKLYTDYSLLTSDDALCEDVGKLFSQLIGMGKTLRMKKLLHAPFTLKKGMLDMIARETQFALEGKPAHIIAKFNSLTDPKIIRALYKASQSGVRIDLVVRGMCCLRPGIAGVSHNIHVRSIIGRFLEHTRVFYFLNGGEEQMFLSSADWMERNLDKRVETCFPVEGKKLIMRVKKELESYLTDNTHSWSLQSDGRYVRNTPTGNQNPRSAQATLLERLGSPILSVN; encoded by the coding sequence ATGAATACCGAAGGACTCTCCGAAGTTGCCGTAAAAGACGCTCACCCGGTGGTTGAACAAATCGCCGAGACCCCGCCGGAGCTGGAGCCGGCCCCGCCCGTTGCGGTCGCCGAAGCGCCCGTGCCCGCGCCGGCACCGGTGGCGGTGGTGACCAACCTGGATGACAGCAGCCTGTACATCCACCGTGAGCTGTCACAACTGCAATTCAACATCCGCGTGCTGGAGCAGGCGCTGGATGAGTCCTACCCATTGTTGGAACGGCTGAAATTCCTGCTGATCTTCTCCAGCAACCTGGACGAGTTCTTCGAAATCCGCGTCGCCGGCCTCAAGAAGCAGATCACCTTCGCCCGTGAACAAGCCGGTGCCGACGGCCTGCAGCCACACCAGGCGCTGGCGCGCATCAGTGAGCTGGTGCACGGGCATGTCGATCGCCAGTACGCGATCCTCAACGACATCCTGCTGCCGGAACTGGAAAAACATCAGGTCCGCTTTATCCGTCGTCGTCACTGGACCACCAAGATCAAGACCTGGGTGCGCCGCTACTTCCGTGACGAAATCGCACCGATCATCACGCCCATCGGCCTCGACCCGACGCACCCGTTCCCGTTGCTGGTGAACAAGAGCCTGAACTTCATCGTTGAGCTTGAAGGTATCGACGCGTTCGGTCGCGATTCCGGCCTGGCGATCATCCCGGCACCGCGCCTGTTGCCACGGATCATCAAGGTACCGGAAGAGGTAGGGGGCGCTGGCGATAACTATGTGTTCCTGTCGTCGATGATCCACGCCCACGCCGATGACCTGTTCCAGGGCATGAAGGTCAAGGGCTGCTACCAGTTCCGCCTGACCCGCAACGCCGACCTGGCTCTGGATTCCGAAGACGTCGAAGACTTGGCCCGTGCCCTGCGCGGTGAGTTGTTCTCGCGGCGCTACGGCGATGCGGTGCGCCTGGAAGTGGCCGACACCTGTCCGAAGCACCTCTCGGACTACTTGCTCAAACAGTTCAACCTGGGCGAGAGCGAGCTGTACCAGGTCAACGGCCCGGTCAACCTGACGCGCCTGTTCAGCATCACTGGCCTGGACAGCCATCCAGAGCTGCAATACACGCCGTTCACGCCGCAGATCCCGAAACTGCTGCAAAACAGCGAGAACATCTTCAGCGTCGTGAGCAAGCAGGACATCCTGCTGCTGCACCCGTTCGAGTCCTTCACCCCGGTGGTCGACCTGCTGCGCCAGGCCGCCAAGGACCCGCATGTATTGGCCGTACGCCAGACCCTGTACCGCAGCGGCGCCAACTCGGAAATCGTCGATGCGCTGGTCGATGCGGCGCGTAACGGCAAGGAGGTCACGGCAGTGATCGAGCTGCGTGCGCGGTTCGACGAAGAGTCCAACCTGCAACTGGCCAGCCGCCTGCAAGCGGCCGGTGCGGTGGTGATCTACGGCGTGGTGGGCTTCAAGACCCACGCCAAGATGATGCTGATCCTGCGCCGCGAAGCCGGCGAGATCGTGCGTTACGCGCACCTGGGTACCGGTAACTACCATGCCGGCAACGCCAAACTCTACACCGACTACAGCTTGCTGACCTCCGATGACGCCCTGTGTGAGGACGTCGGCAAGTTGTTCAGCCAGTTGATCGGCATGGGCAAGACTTTGCGCATGAAGAAGCTGCTGCACGCGCCGTTCACCCTGAAGAAGGGCATGCTCGACATGATTGCCCGCGAGACCCAGTTCGCCCTCGAAGGCAAGCCGGCGCATATCATCGCCAAGTTCAACTCGCTGACCGATCCGAAGATCATCCGCGCGCTGTACAAGGCCAGCCAGTCCGGCGTGCGCATCGACCTGGTGGTGCGTGGCATGTGCTGCCTGCGCCCAGGCATTGCCGGCGTCTCGCACAATATCCATGTGCGCTCGATCATCGGCCGCTTCCTGGAGCACACGCGGGTGTTCTACTTCCTCAACGGCGGCGAAGAGCAGATGTTCCTCTCCAGCGCCGACTGGATGGAGCGCAACCTCGACAAGCGCGTGGAGACCTGCTTCCCGGTGGAAGGCAAGAAGTTGATCATGCGGGTCAAGAAAGAGTTGGAAAGCTATCTGACCGACAACACCCACAGCTGGAGCCTGCAGTCGGACGGGCGCTATGTGCGCAATACGCCAACCGGCAACCAGAACCCGCGCAGCGCGCAGGCGACGTTGCTGGAGAGGTTGGGTAGCCCGATTCTGTCGGTGAACTGA
- a CDS encoding DUF1120 domain-containing protein has product MKKIVAVMTGIFLVVAGFNAQAIDVRVKGFIVPASCSFTLVNAVIDYGAIDPQLLSATNYTTLEAKSTPYNIKCSSGTQLAVTAVDNRAASKIPDMMRRQFDHPVTDRFNFGLGLTAANQKIGGYIMQLLNSTADGRPVLPLYGDGQGRWVGGEGALGQGGHLTSWYSGTMAPVRLTVISGYLQFQAVINKTSELNFKDVARLDGLATLELRYL; this is encoded by the coding sequence ATGAAAAAAATAGTTGCAGTGATGACGGGCATATTTCTGGTTGTCGCAGGTTTTAATGCCCAGGCTATTGATGTGCGTGTAAAGGGCTTTATTGTGCCTGCAAGTTGCAGCTTCACATTGGTCAATGCGGTCATCGATTATGGCGCCATTGACCCTCAACTATTAAGCGCTACAAACTACACCACGCTGGAAGCGAAAAGTACGCCTTATAACATTAAGTGCTCTTCTGGAACCCAGTTGGCTGTGACCGCTGTAGATAATCGCGCCGCCAGTAAAATTCCGGACATGATGAGACGTCAGTTCGATCATCCGGTTACTGATCGCTTCAATTTCGGGCTTGGGTTGACCGCGGCGAATCAAAAGATTGGTGGTTACATAATGCAATTGCTTAATTCCACCGCTGACGGAAGGCCTGTTTTGCCTCTTTATGGGGACGGTCAAGGACGCTGGGTGGGGGGTGAGGGTGCGCTGGGGCAGGGGGGACATTTAACCAGCTGGTATTCAGGAACAATGGCGCCTGTGCGGCTTACTGTTATTTCTGGATATCTACAGTTTCAAGCCGTCATCAATAAAACCTCTGAATTGAATTTTAAGGATGTGGCCAGGTTGGACGGTCTCGCGACTTTGGAGTTGCGCTATCTCTAA
- a CDS encoding DedA family protein, producing MLQQFLHDFGYFALFLGTFFEGETILVLAGFLAFRGYMDINLVVVVAFFGSYAGDQLWYFLGRKHGRKLLARKPRWQLMGDKALEHIRKHPDIWVLSFRFVYGLRTVMPVAIGLSGYPPARYLILNGIGAAVWAAALGAAAYHFGAVLEGMLGSVKKYELWVLGALLLLGLGLWLRRRFKNARITRQACADAKARLAEQQQAEPAKVDAPKTPIE from the coding sequence ATGCTTCAACAATTTCTGCATGACTTCGGCTACTTTGCCCTGTTCCTAGGCACGTTCTTCGAAGGTGAGACCATCCTGGTACTCGCAGGCTTCCTGGCGTTCCGTGGATACATGGATATCAACCTGGTGGTCGTCGTTGCCTTTTTTGGCAGCTACGCCGGCGACCAGCTGTGGTACTTCCTGGGGCGCAAGCACGGCCGCAAACTGTTGGCGCGCAAGCCGCGCTGGCAATTGATGGGCGACAAGGCCCTGGAACATATCCGCAAGCACCCGGACATCTGGGTGCTGAGCTTCCGGTTCGTCTACGGCTTGCGTACGGTGATGCCGGTGGCGATTGGCTTGTCAGGCTACCCGCCGGCCCGCTACCTGATCCTCAATGGGATAGGCGCAGCCGTCTGGGCCGCCGCGCTCGGGGCCGCAGCCTATCACTTCGGCGCGGTGCTGGAAGGCATGCTGGGTAGCGTCAAGAAGTACGAGCTGTGGGTGCTGGGCGCATTATTGCTGTTGGGCCTCGGCCTGTGGCTGCGCCGCCGCTTCAAGAACGCACGCATCACCCGCCAGGCGTGCGCCGACGCCAAGGCCCGACTGGCCGAACAGCAACAGGCCGAGCCCGCTAAAGTCGATGCGCCTAAGACGCCAATCGAGTAA
- the ppx gene encoding exopolyphosphatase, translating into MPQSQAKNLSLIAAIDLGSNSFHMVVAKAQNGEIRILERLGEKVQLAAGIDDERQLNEESMQRGLDCLKRFAQLINGMPQGAVRIVGTNALREARNRGEFIRRAEEILGHPVEVISGREEARLIYLGVSHTLADTPGKRLVADIGGGSTEFIIGQRFEPLLRESLQMGCVSYTQRYFKDGKITPARYAQAYTAARLEIMSIEHALHRLTWDEAIGSSGTIRAIGLALKAGGHGTGEVNAEGLAWLKRKLFKLGDAEKIDFDGIKPDRRTIFPAGLAILEAIFDALELQRMDHCDGALREGVLYDLLGRHHHEDVRERTLSSLMERYHVDLEQAARVERKALHAFDQVAEDWDLEDGVWRELLGWAAKVHEVGLDIAHYHYHKHGAYLIEHSDLAGFSREDQQMLALLVRGHRRNIPKDKFAEFGDEGIKLIRLCVLLRFAILFHHIRGTQEMPQVTLRANGDSLDVVFPKGWLDENQLTQADFAQEAEWLTRVGFSLNLR; encoded by the coding sequence ATGCCGCAATCCCAAGCCAAGAATCTGTCCCTGATCGCCGCCATCGACCTGGGCTCCAACAGTTTTCACATGGTCGTGGCCAAGGCCCAGAACGGCGAGATCCGCATCCTTGAGCGGCTCGGCGAGAAAGTACAACTGGCAGCCGGGATCGACGATGAGCGCCAGCTCAATGAAGAATCCATGCAACGCGGCCTCGACTGCCTCAAGCGTTTTGCCCAACTGATCAACGGCATGCCCCAGGGCGCCGTGCGCATCGTCGGCACCAACGCTTTGCGCGAAGCACGCAACCGCGGCGAATTCATCCGCCGCGCCGAGGAGATCCTCGGGCACCCTGTAGAAGTCATCTCCGGCCGTGAGGAAGCCCGCCTGATCTACCTCGGCGTGTCCCACACCCTGGCCGATACCCCTGGCAAGCGCCTGGTGGCCGACATCGGCGGCGGCAGTACCGAATTCATCATCGGCCAGCGCTTCGAACCGTTGCTGCGCGAAAGCCTGCAGATGGGCTGCGTCAGTTATACCCAGCGTTATTTCAAGGACGGCAAGATTACCCCGGCGCGCTATGCCCAGGCCTACACGGCGGCACGCCTGGAAATCATGAGCATCGAGCACGCCCTGCACCGCTTGACCTGGGATGAGGCTATCGGCTCTTCAGGCACCATTCGCGCCATCGGCCTGGCCTTGAAGGCCGGTGGCCATGGTACCGGCGAGGTCAATGCCGAGGGCCTGGCCTGGCTCAAGCGCAAGCTGTTCAAGCTGGGGGATGCCGAGAAAATCGACTTCGATGGCATCAAGCCGGACCGTCGCACCATCTTCCCCGCCGGCCTGGCGATCCTCGAAGCGATCTTCGACGCCCTCGAACTGCAACGCATGGACCACTGTGACGGCGCCCTGCGCGAAGGCGTGCTGTACGACCTGCTGGGCCGTCATCACCATGAGGACGTGCGTGAGCGCACCCTCAGTTCGTTGATGGAGCGTTATCACGTCGACCTTGAACAAGCGGCACGCGTGGAGCGCAAGGCCCTGCATGCCTTCGACCAGGTGGCCGAGGACTGGGATCTGGAAGACGGCGTATGGCGCGAGCTGCTCGGCTGGGCGGCCAAGGTGCATGAGGTGGGCCTGGACATCGCCCACTACCATTACCATAAGCACGGCGCCTACTTGATCGAGCACTCCGACCTGGCCGGCTTCTCCCGGGAAGACCAGCAGATGCTTGCGCTGCTGGTGCGCGGCCATCGCCGCAATATCCCCAAGGACAAATTCGCCGAGTTCGGCGATGAAGGCATCAAGCTGATTCGCCTGTGTGTGCTGCTGCGTTTTGCAATCCTGTTCCACCACATCCGTGGCACCCAGGAAATGCCTCAGGTGACCCTGCGCGCCAACGGCGACAGCCTGGACGTGGTGTTCCCGAAAGGCTGGCTGGACGAAAACCAGCTGACCCAGGCGGACTTCGCCCAGGAAGCGGAATGGCTGACACGGGTGGGTTTCAGCCTGAACCTGCGCTGA
- a CDS encoding fimbria/pilus chaperone family protein has translation MIIVSKAKALLSLFVCFNFLLCSVAVGDGMQPETTVVVLNEADGEASINVTNTDARPALLHSTIEDIPEDLEPLVVLTPPVARVDGGERQMVRFLITAKEPLKTQRLKRVSFEGIPQAQPGSGATIGISLRQNLPLILHPKGLPRHEAPWELLAWQLRNKTLSVRNDSPYVVRLAAEVRLNPQKISTSLPRTYILPGEVLSVELKTAAPGATSVTLEPATVYGFSVDSYEALLVANAP, from the coding sequence ATGATAATAGTGTCAAAGGCAAAGGCTCTCCTTTCGTTGTTTGTATGCTTCAACTTTCTTTTATGCAGCGTGGCGGTGGGCGATGGCATGCAACCTGAAACCACTGTCGTCGTTTTGAATGAGGCCGATGGGGAGGCCAGCATCAATGTGACAAATACGGATGCCCGACCCGCGTTGCTGCATTCGACCATCGAGGATATTCCAGAAGATCTTGAGCCCCTGGTGGTGTTGACCCCGCCGGTTGCACGGGTCGATGGTGGTGAGCGGCAAATGGTGAGGTTCCTGATAACCGCCAAGGAACCGCTCAAGACCCAGCGGTTGAAGCGCGTTTCCTTCGAAGGCATTCCCCAGGCTCAACCCGGTTCGGGCGCAACCATCGGTATCAGCCTTCGACAGAATCTGCCGCTGATCCTGCATCCGAAGGGACTGCCGCGGCACGAGGCACCCTGGGAGTTGCTGGCATGGCAACTCCGGAACAAAACCTTGAGTGTGCGTAACGACAGCCCCTATGTGGTTCGTTTGGCGGCTGAAGTACGGCTCAATCCACAGAAAATCAGCACCAGCCTTCCCCGTACCTACATCCTGCCGGGCGAAGTATTGAGCGTGGAGTTGAAGACAGCGGCACCAGGGGCGACCTCCGTCACCCTCGAGCCTGCCACCGTGTATGGTTTTTCCGTCGATAGCTACGAAGCGTTGCTCGTAGCGAACGCACCGTAA
- a CDS encoding fimbria/pilus outer membrane usher protein, translated as MSDINGVTGTVRSRSREKQTPQPLFSVNGLSLSVCVVMMSGVATGSYAAPTSTIAGFDLATLQARGISPSVAQYFRSAPRFSEGLRVVDLTVNGERIGLTDARFDSEGELCFTRALLERAGLRVPSSVIDKGADADHACHDFRAEYPKTVTTLRPGSEEVALVVPTDALHDGQRGSGSYARGGTAALLNYDIQAVNSHSRADTNRYMSASTEVGFNLGDWIARSRQLYIANDRNTTSEHLYAYAQRDFAPLASTFQVGQVTGTSPVFGGVQLMGAQLFPDGIENRAANAGVLVEGQALSQSRVEVRQSGALIYTTVVPEGPFALKNLPLLNGTSDLNVTVIDTRGGQRSFVVPAASFRAAVPVKSGYAASVGKIRDVERRGAREPLMAMGSGTWAVGRNSALSAGVQATEGYNSLGWALDSNFSQRFSVGVRNNLSRDHSKKVQGARSSISVGAALPWDVQMALSATTQTQGYRDVLDAVSREGHEGSRFKNQYTAGFSWADPLFGGFSIGYTRGSHFNSRTSEHVYGSWNKNFLYANVGVTVDSQVGQSSQAKDKGRNDDGVGVRLQVSVPLGGDRSLSTYARRQGLRSSIGTAYDERVDETLNYQVRSDHELGEPAGNTLGATLNTTSRYAQVGLGINRDSYNTSYSGQVQGGVVAHSEGVTLSPYPVEDTFGVVSVGDIPGARITTPQGPVWTDPWGNAVIAALPAYQTSQLEVEGKSLPKQVDIKNGTRTLEAGRGSFSQVNFDVVKVRRVLLRATDSWGNPLPQGAAVLGADNTFLTTVVGDGMIFLSNADALKTLKVSSSNATSCVLKLDLAEQTNDGQFYEAASATCR; from the coding sequence ATGAGTGATATCAACGGAGTCACCGGCACGGTTCGTAGTCGTTCACGTGAAAAACAAACACCCCAGCCGCTGTTCAGCGTCAATGGCCTGAGCCTGTCGGTGTGTGTAGTGATGATGTCGGGGGTGGCGACGGGGTCTTATGCGGCACCGACATCGACCATCGCGGGTTTTGATCTGGCGACGTTGCAGGCGCGTGGCATCAGCCCTTCGGTTGCCCAGTATTTCCGTAGCGCCCCGCGTTTTAGCGAGGGCCTGAGGGTCGTAGACCTGACCGTGAATGGTGAACGTATTGGCTTGACGGATGCACGCTTCGATAGCGAGGGCGAATTGTGTTTTACCCGTGCCTTGCTGGAGCGCGCAGGCCTGCGTGTGCCTTCCTCGGTGATTGACAAGGGGGCCGACGCTGATCACGCCTGCCATGATTTTCGGGCCGAGTACCCCAAGACGGTCACGACCCTGCGTCCTGGAAGTGAAGAAGTGGCGTTAGTGGTGCCCACGGACGCGCTGCACGATGGTCAGCGAGGTTCCGGCAGCTACGCTCGGGGGGGCACCGCCGCACTGCTCAATTACGACATTCAGGCAGTCAATAGTCACTCGCGAGCAGACACCAACCGTTATATGTCCGCCTCCACCGAGGTGGGTTTCAACCTGGGCGACTGGATTGCCCGCAGTCGCCAGCTCTACATCGCCAACGACCGTAACACCACGTCCGAGCATCTGTACGCCTATGCACAGCGCGACTTTGCGCCGCTGGCTTCTACATTCCAAGTCGGACAGGTTACTGGAACCAGTCCTGTGTTTGGTGGCGTGCAACTGATGGGGGCACAGCTGTTCCCTGACGGTATAGAAAACCGTGCGGCCAACGCAGGCGTCCTGGTGGAAGGGCAGGCTCTTAGCCAATCACGGGTCGAGGTGAGGCAGTCCGGTGCCCTGATCTACACAACAGTGGTGCCAGAGGGGCCTTTCGCCTTGAAGAACCTGCCCTTGCTCAATGGCACCAGCGATCTTAACGTCACCGTCATCGACACTCGCGGTGGCCAGCGCAGCTTTGTGGTACCCGCCGCCTCGTTTCGTGCGGCAGTGCCCGTCAAGTCGGGCTACGCCGCGTCGGTGGGCAAGATTCGCGATGTCGAGCGGCGAGGCGCCAGGGAGCCCTTGATGGCCATGGGGAGTGGCACTTGGGCGGTGGGCAGGAACAGCGCGCTCAGCGCAGGTGTGCAGGCCACTGAAGGCTATAACTCGTTGGGATGGGCGCTGGACAGTAATTTCTCCCAGCGCTTTTCCGTCGGGGTGCGTAATAACCTGTCTCGAGACCATTCGAAAAAAGTACAGGGCGCCCGAAGCAGTATTTCCGTAGGCGCTGCATTGCCCTGGGATGTGCAGATGGCGTTGAGCGCCACGACCCAGACGCAGGGTTACCGGGACGTACTCGATGCCGTATCCCGTGAAGGGCATGAAGGCTCGCGCTTCAAGAACCAGTACACCGCGGGTTTCAGCTGGGCGGACCCGCTATTCGGTGGCTTCTCTATCGGCTATACGCGTGGATCGCATTTCAACAGCCGCACTTCCGAGCACGTCTATGGCTCATGGAACAAGAACTTCTTGTACGCCAACGTGGGCGTGACGGTGGACTCGCAAGTAGGCCAATCCAGCCAGGCAAAGGACAAGGGCCGAAACGACGACGGCGTAGGTGTGCGCTTGCAGGTCAGCGTGCCCTTGGGTGGCGATCGTTCCCTGAGTACGTATGCCCGCCGCCAGGGCCTGCGATCCAGCATCGGTACCGCCTATGACGAGCGCGTCGATGAAACGCTGAACTACCAGGTCCGCAGTGATCATGAGCTGGGTGAACCTGCTGGAAACACACTGGGCGCAACGCTCAATACGACATCCCGCTATGCCCAGGTGGGCCTGGGAATCAACCGCGATTCTTACAACACCAGCTACAGCGGACAGGTGCAAGGCGGTGTGGTTGCTCACTCGGAAGGCGTCACGCTATCGCCTTACCCTGTCGAGGACACGTTTGGCGTGGTCTCGGTCGGCGATATCCCTGGCGCACGGATTACCACGCCGCAAGGCCCCGTATGGACCGACCCATGGGGCAATGCGGTCATTGCCGCCTTGCCGGCCTATCAAACCAGCCAGTTGGAAGTCGAAGGCAAAAGCTTGCCGAAACAAGTGGATATCAAGAATGGCACCCGGACCCTGGAGGCAGGGCGAGGTTCGTTCAGTCAGGTCAACTTCGATGTGGTGAAGGTGCGACGAGTGCTGCTGCGTGCCACCGACTCGTGGGGTAACCCTTTGCCCCAGGGCGCTGCGGTCCTTGGAGCTGACAATACTTTCCTGACCACGGTAGTGGGTGACGGCATGATTTTCCTGAGTAATGCCGACGCGTTGAAAACCCTGAAAGTATCCTCGTCGAATGCGACTTCTTGCGTACTGAAACTCGACCTCGCGGAGCAAACGAATGATGGCCAATTTTATGAAGCCGCTTCGGCGACCTGCCGCTAG
- the hemB gene encoding porphobilinogen synthase gives MSFTPANRLFPATRLRRNRRDDFSRRLVRENVLTTNDLILPVFVLDGENRREAVASMPGVERLTIDLLLEEAANWVALGIPALALFPVTPSELKSLDAAEAWNPDGIAQRATRALRKRFPELGVITDVALDPFTTHGQDGILDEDGYVQNDITVDALVKQALSHAAAGAQVVAPSDMMDGRIQAIREALELAGHVNVRIMAYSAKYASAYYGPFRDAVGSALNLGKANKASYQMDPANSHEALHEVAADLAEGADMVMVKPGMPYLDILYRVKEEFKVPTFVYQVSGEYAMHMAAIQNGWLSEGVILESLTAFKRAGADGILTYFAARAAQLLREQQ, from the coding sequence GTGAGCTTTACCCCTGCCAATCGCCTGTTCCCTGCCACTCGTCTGCGTCGCAATCGCCGTGATGATTTCTCTCGCCGCCTGGTTCGTGAAAACGTGCTGACGACGAACGATCTGATCCTGCCGGTGTTCGTGCTCGACGGTGAGAATCGTCGGGAAGCGGTGGCATCGATGCCTGGGGTAGAGCGCTTGACCATTGATCTGCTGCTCGAAGAAGCCGCGAACTGGGTGGCGCTGGGTATTCCGGCGTTGGCGCTGTTCCCGGTGACCCCCTCTGAACTCAAGTCCCTCGACGCTGCCGAAGCCTGGAACCCGGACGGTATTGCCCAGCGCGCCACCCGCGCCTTGCGCAAACGGTTCCCGGAGCTGGGGGTGATCACCGACGTGGCCCTGGACCCGTTCACCACCCACGGGCAGGATGGCATCCTCGATGAAGACGGCTATGTTCAGAACGACATCACCGTTGACGCGCTGGTCAAGCAGGCCTTGTCCCACGCCGCCGCCGGTGCCCAGGTGGTCGCCCCGTCGGACATGATGGACGGTCGCATCCAGGCGATTCGCGAAGCCCTGGAACTGGCCGGCCACGTCAATGTACGGATCATGGCCTACTCGGCCAAATATGCCAGTGCCTACTATGGCCCGTTCCGCGATGCGGTGGGCTCGGCACTGAACCTGGGCAAGGCGAACAAAGCCTCGTACCAGATGGACCCGGCCAACAGCCATGAGGCCCTGCACGAAGTGGCGGCCGACCTGGCCGAAGGGGCCGACATGGTGATGGTCAAGCCCGGGATGCCCTACCTGGACATCCTTTACCGGGTCAAAGAGGAATTCAAGGTGCCGACCTTTGTCTATCAGGTCAGCGGTGAATACGCCATGCACATGGCCGCGATCCAGAATGGTTGGTTGAGCGAAGGGGTGATCCTCGAATCCCTGACTGCCTTTAAACGTGCGGGTGCTGATGGCATCCTGACCTACTTCGCTGCCCGCGCTGCCCAATTGCTTAGAGAGCAACAATAG